The following coding sequences are from one Osmia bicornis bicornis chromosome 2, iOsmBic2.1, whole genome shotgun sequence window:
- the LOC114876217 gene encoding uncharacterized protein LOC114876217 isoform X1, whose product MVQLLHTIWALLLNALELPIFRTCFANAMEDEDRESLLCGPPFSSFLFSLGIYMIIIHSTLFPRSFREPEMGFLVLYEFLATVFLLEFTLACIWTPLDVLISTRLPTTVCHLLQQFGSDDAVISFLTSKSLTVIITYTVAITFLLLTLHVTDSVDYTILRYHFVSCNSSLMTKGLITINLFRINIKHFL is encoded by the exons ATGGTACAGTTGCTCCACACAATTTGGGCGCTATTGCTAAATGCTTTGGAACTTCCAATTTTTCGAACATGTTTTGCTAACGCTATGGAGGACGAAGATCGTGAATCGTTGCTTTGCGGACCACCATTTAGTTCATTTCTCTTTAGTCTTGGTATTTATATGATTATCATTCACTCCACCCTTTTCCCACGTTCTTTCCGTGAACCAGAAATGGGTTTCTTAGTACTCTATGAG TTTCTGGCCACAGTATTtctcttagaatttacattGGCTTGCATCTGGACACCTCTTGATGTGTTAATCTCAACCAGGCTACCCACGACTGTTTGTCAC TTGCTTCAACAGTTTGGTTCCGATGATGCAGTAATCTCATTTCTCACAAGCAAATCTTTGACAGTGATTATAACTTACACGGTTGCAATCACGTTCCTTCTTCTTACACTTCATGTTACAGATTCGGTGGATTATACAATTCTTAGGTATCATTTCGTTTCATGTAATTCCTCTTTAAtgacgaaagggttaattacaattaatttatttagaaTTAATATCAAGCACTTTCTCTAG
- the LOC114876217 gene encoding uncharacterized protein LOC114876217 isoform X2, producing MVHLRVHYLDMETVKEYLAFINPHWIAVVATGMYTHLRQICIIGLCFDEDTTLPFDPSYASVIFVFSVLCLLAEYRLWPRTLKEPPIQLLYIYEMLVAALITNLTTRAIWVPLMHAINCLTQESSRWLLWLNATLGLSHYSLLTDFAYYMAKDCAAMHMAFCMSILSFVWMLDATESLDAILDTRAK from the exons ATGGTGCACTTAAGGGTTCAttatttg GATATGGAAACAGTGAAGGAATACCTAGCGTTCATCAATCCTCATTGGATAGCGGTGGTCGCTACAGGGATGTATACCCATCTACGTCAAATTTGCATAATTGGTTTGTGTTTTGATGAAGACACCACTCTTCCTTTTGATCCATCTTATGCCTCGgtgatttttgtattttctgtCCTCTGTCTTCTTGCTGAGTATAGACTTTGGCCTAGAACTCTTAAAGAGCCACCGATTCAACTTCTTTATATTTATGAA ATGTTGGTAGCAGCTTTGATCACGAACTTAACTACACGTGCTATTTGGGTGCCACTTATGCATGCCATCAATTGTTTAACTCAGGAATCAAGCAGATGG TTATTATGGCTGAATGCAACACTGGGCCTAAGTCATTACTCTTTGCTGACTGATTTTGCTTACTATATGGCAAAAGATTGCGCCGCGATGCACATGGCTTTCTGTATGTCTATACTGTCATTCGTCTGGATGTTGGATGCCACCGAATCATTGGACGCAATTTTGGACACTAGGGCCAAGTAG